Proteins encoded in a region of the Bactrocera tryoni isolate S06 chromosome 4, CSIRO_BtryS06_freeze2, whole genome shotgun sequence genome:
- the LOC120775995 gene encoding thioredoxin reductase 1, mitochondrial isoform X2, translated as MAPINNEYDYDLVVIGGGSGGLACAKEAVALGARVACLDYVKPSPAGSKWGLGGTCVNVGCIPKKLMHQAAHLGEAVHESMAYGWQIPEPEKISSNWNKLVQAVQNHIKSVNWVTRVDLRDKKVEYINGLGYFKDPHTVIAKMKNGTERSITAQNVLIAVGGRPRYSPIPGAVEYGITSDDIFSLDREPGKTLVIGAGYIGLECAGFLKGLGYDATVMVRSVVLREFDQQMAGIIKDSMVERGIKFLFTTLPNSIEKQNDGRLKVKWTNSNTGEEGSDVFDTVLFAIGRKGLVEDLNLGSAGVEVKNDKILANDAEQTNVPHIYAVGDILQGKLELTPVAIHAGRLLARRLFSGSTQLMDYANVATTVFTPLEYSCVGLSEEVALQKYGEDNIEVFHGFYKPTEFFIPQKSVRYCYLKAIAERSGDQKVLGLHYVGPVAGEVMQGFAAAVKAGLTMKILLNTVGIHPTTAEEFTRLSITKRSGLDPTPATCCS; from the exons ATGGCGCCTATAAACA ATGAATATGACTACGATTTGGTTGTGATTGGAGGCGGATCAGGAGGACTAGCCTGTGCAAAGGAAGCGGTGGCTTTGGGGGCAAGGGTTGCATGCTTAGACTATGTTAAACCTTCACCAGCGGGTTCTAAATGGGGTCTGGGAGGAACTTGTGTGAATGTTGGATGTATTCCTAAAAAACTTATGCATCAAGCAGCCCATTTGGGTGAAGCTGTACAT GAATCTATGGCATATGGCTGGCAAATTCCAGAGCCAGAGAAGATATCATCGAATTGGAATAAATTAGTTCAAGCTGtccaaaatcatataaaatCTGTAAACTGGGTTACCCGTGTTGACTTACGAGATAA AAAAGTGGAGTATATTAATGGCTTAGGTTACTTCAAAGATCCTCATACAGTAATAGCTAAGATGAAAAATGGAACAGAACGGTCCATAACTGCGCAGAATGTGTTAATCGCGGTAGGTGGACGCCCAAGATATTCACCAATACCTGGGGCTGTAGAGTATGGTATCACTAGTGATGATATCTTTAGTTTGGATCGTGAGCCAGGAAAGACCCTTGTTATTGGCGCTGGGT ATATAGGATTAGAATGCGCCGGCTTCCTTAAAGGCTTGGGATACGACGCTACAGTTATGGTGCGTTCTGTTGTTTTACGAGAATTCGATCAACAAATGGCGGGCATTATAAAAGACTCCATGGTTGAGCGTGggattaaatttttgtttaccacATTGCCAAATTCTATCGAGAAGCAAAATGATGGTCGTTTGAAAGTTAAATGGACCAACTCCAATACAGGGGAAGAAGGATCAGATGTCTTTGACACAGTACTTTTTGCTATCGGCCGCAAAGGTTTAGTTGAGGACCTTAATTTAGGTTCGGCTGGTGTGGAagtaaaaaatgataaaattctAGCCAATGATGCAGAACAAACAAATGTTCCACATATCTATGCGGTTGGTGATATTTTGCAAGGCAAATTAGAACTAACACCAGTAGCTATACATGCCGGCCGTTTACTAGCCCGTCGACTATTCTCAGGATCAACGCAGTTGATGGACTATGCCAATGTGGCTACAACTGTGTTCACTCCATTGGAATATTCTTGTGTTGGTTTGTCAGAGGAAGTGGCATTACAAAAATATGGTGAAGACAATATAGAAGTTTTCCATGGTTTCTACAAACCAACAGAGTTTTTCATACCTCAAAAAAGCGTTCGCTATTGTTATCTTAAAGCTATTGCTGAAAGAAGCGGGGATCAGAAAGTACTGGGATTGCATTACGTTGGACCAGTAGCAGGAGAGGTTATGCAAGGATTTGCAGCTGCTGTAAA AGCTGGTCTcacaatgaaaattttattaaacactgTCGGAATTCACCCAACTACTGCAGAAGAATTCACCCGACTTTCCATTACAAAGCGATCTGGTCTGGATCCTACACCTGCAACTTGTTGCAGTTAA
- the LOC120775995 gene encoding thioredoxin reductase 2, mitochondrial isoform X1 produces the protein MFISYSTKVLLSVARSRTPLPNNVTFYKFNSEYFLRRMITYISSVKKHEYDYDLVVIGGGSGGLACAKEAVALGARVACLDYVKPSPAGSKWGLGGTCVNVGCIPKKLMHQAAHLGEAVHESMAYGWQIPEPEKISSNWNKLVQAVQNHIKSVNWVTRVDLRDKKVEYINGLGYFKDPHTVIAKMKNGTERSITAQNVLIAVGGRPRYSPIPGAVEYGITSDDIFSLDREPGKTLVIGAGYIGLECAGFLKGLGYDATVMVRSVVLREFDQQMAGIIKDSMVERGIKFLFTTLPNSIEKQNDGRLKVKWTNSNTGEEGSDVFDTVLFAIGRKGLVEDLNLGSAGVEVKNDKILANDAEQTNVPHIYAVGDILQGKLELTPVAIHAGRLLARRLFSGSTQLMDYANVATTVFTPLEYSCVGLSEEVALQKYGEDNIEVFHGFYKPTEFFIPQKSVRYCYLKAIAERSGDQKVLGLHYVGPVAGEVMQGFAAAVKAGLTMKILLNTVGIHPTTAEEFTRLSITKRSGLDPTPATCCS, from the exons ATGTTTATAAGTTATagtacaaaagttttattatcaGTTGCTCGTTCAAGGACGCCATTACCGAACAATGTAACATTCTACAAATTTAACtcggaatattttttaagaagaatGATTACATATATATCATCAGTAAAAAAGC ATGAATATGACTACGATTTGGTTGTGATTGGAGGCGGATCAGGAGGACTAGCCTGTGCAAAGGAAGCGGTGGCTTTGGGGGCAAGGGTTGCATGCTTAGACTATGTTAAACCTTCACCAGCGGGTTCTAAATGGGGTCTGGGAGGAACTTGTGTGAATGTTGGATGTATTCCTAAAAAACTTATGCATCAAGCAGCCCATTTGGGTGAAGCTGTACAT GAATCTATGGCATATGGCTGGCAAATTCCAGAGCCAGAGAAGATATCATCGAATTGGAATAAATTAGTTCAAGCTGtccaaaatcatataaaatCTGTAAACTGGGTTACCCGTGTTGACTTACGAGATAA AAAAGTGGAGTATATTAATGGCTTAGGTTACTTCAAAGATCCTCATACAGTAATAGCTAAGATGAAAAATGGAACAGAACGGTCCATAACTGCGCAGAATGTGTTAATCGCGGTAGGTGGACGCCCAAGATATTCACCAATACCTGGGGCTGTAGAGTATGGTATCACTAGTGATGATATCTTTAGTTTGGATCGTGAGCCAGGAAAGACCCTTGTTATTGGCGCTGGGT ATATAGGATTAGAATGCGCCGGCTTCCTTAAAGGCTTGGGATACGACGCTACAGTTATGGTGCGTTCTGTTGTTTTACGAGAATTCGATCAACAAATGGCGGGCATTATAAAAGACTCCATGGTTGAGCGTGggattaaatttttgtttaccacATTGCCAAATTCTATCGAGAAGCAAAATGATGGTCGTTTGAAAGTTAAATGGACCAACTCCAATACAGGGGAAGAAGGATCAGATGTCTTTGACACAGTACTTTTTGCTATCGGCCGCAAAGGTTTAGTTGAGGACCTTAATTTAGGTTCGGCTGGTGTGGAagtaaaaaatgataaaattctAGCCAATGATGCAGAACAAACAAATGTTCCACATATCTATGCGGTTGGTGATATTTTGCAAGGCAAATTAGAACTAACACCAGTAGCTATACATGCCGGCCGTTTACTAGCCCGTCGACTATTCTCAGGATCAACGCAGTTGATGGACTATGCCAATGTGGCTACAACTGTGTTCACTCCATTGGAATATTCTTGTGTTGGTTTGTCAGAGGAAGTGGCATTACAAAAATATGGTGAAGACAATATAGAAGTTTTCCATGGTTTCTACAAACCAACAGAGTTTTTCATACCTCAAAAAAGCGTTCGCTATTGTTATCTTAAAGCTATTGCTGAAAGAAGCGGGGATCAGAAAGTACTGGGATTGCATTACGTTGGACCAGTAGCAGGAGAGGTTATGCAAGGATTTGCAGCTGCTGTAAA AGCTGGTCTcacaatgaaaattttattaaacactgTCGGAATTCACCCAACTACTGCAGAAGAATTCACCCGACTTTCCATTACAAAGCGATCTGGTCTGGATCCTACACCTGCAACTTGTTGCAGTTAA
- the LOC120774006 gene encoding uncharacterized threonine-rich GPI-anchored glycoprotein PJ4664.02 produces the protein MSTGLKVLLDAAQYIEHQEKLKRSPTTASNGSVGEPYINQCSLGFDIANGVRNNNNNVMNARNTRSTTDLVKVSSSAPTASTTFHHITNGVIITNNNSSLTGSQLLVEMKPSQRKHNNNRTMNEYDGTIEALKASPKILNSSKQLSIQTNTTTDSAVNETSISEDAFSSNSKSSPESENGLTALFSIRPTVRCSSEPQEHQQPPATEEELTKGKNEQFKKSKAYRLVDSDSCDIVVVTAAANKQMLLNDGLRVASPAANTYSIPSKAISIPKQAQQHHSVASKFSLINSTSAPQSIIYKPSEPLTPPPIACRKVDETHSRIRSFSLSHKIPANQPLLKNGELGKMIIEDGNALRCIEDDETLTRHNSTGSHYLQMMSAQHSATTNPLLHMTPMISASGRRRTISSNSNGAGTREVHNKLEKNRRAHLKECYEQLKNQLPLKEDERKKTSNLAILGEAIKYVKTLKKKDQELEAEVEQLAKMKINSQLKLVSLKRELGPKYEQMFPGPFLDFDLNNCEKDNSNETRSLSSGRGSILYSSSSSLSSGGSNGSTTMSSPVGASMPQPSALSPVISKACINNNISSSVNGNNSSSNINVATKSPAVFEHKQQQIKSSASISDYTSPTGTSPTNTSVALANRSITNVSNAALSLTAKNISAMSLTRDSPTPSTPSPSPSSSSCVSSSSSLISSSPPRPLNGIISGRSVTVSIPNNVKFASSGLGTSRVIAPVTASTIVNATTSTTTTILSASSPNNGVNSTNNAIMLQALRGCHLV, from the exons ATGTCGACAGGATTGAAGGTACTCCTAGATGCTGCTCAGTATATTGAGCATCAAGAGAAACTGAAGAGGTCTCCAACTACTGCCTCAAATGGATCTGTCGGGGAACCCTATATTAATCAATGCTCTTTGGGTTTTGATATAGCAAATGGTGttcgcaataacaacaataatgttATGAATGCAAGAAATACACGATCCACTACGGATTTGGTTAAAGTTTCCTCTTCTGCCCCAACTGCAAGTACTACGTTTCATCACATTACAAACGGGGTGATCATAACTAACAATAACAGTTCTCTTACTGGAAGCCAACTGCTAGTTGAAATGAAACCTAGTCAGCGTaagcataacaacaacagaaCTATGAATGAATACGATGGAACAATTGAAGCCTTGAAAGCCAGCCCAAAAATACTAAATTCCTCCAAACAGTTATCAATACAAACGAATACTACGACTGATAGTGCTGTCAATGAAACTAGCATATCCG AGGATGCTTTTTCCTCAAATTCAAAGTCATCTCCAGAATCAGAGAATGGGCTGACTGCCTTATTTTCAATACGACCTACTGTTCGATGTTCAAGTGAACCACAAGAACATCAGCAGCCACCTGCGACAGAAGAGGAGCTAACTAAGGGGAAGAATGAGCAGTTCAAAAAGTCAAAAGCATATAGACTTGTAGATAGTGACAGTTGCGATATTGTTGTCGTGACCGCTGCTGCTAACAAACAAATGTTACTGAATGATGGTCTGCGCGTTGCATCGCCGGCGGCTAATACATATTCTATACCGTCTAAGGCGATAAGCATACCTAAACAAGCACAGCAGCATCACTCGGTAGCCTCCAAATTTTCGCTGATCAACAGCACCTCAGCCCCACAGTCAATAATTTATAAGCCTTCCGAACCTCTTACCCCACCGCCTATTGCGTGTAGAAAAGTTGATGAAACGCATTCACGGATACGCAGTTTCTCACTTTCCCATAAAATTCCAGCCAACCAACCACTTTTAAAAAATGGAGAGCTTGGGAAAATGATCATTGAAGATGGAAACGCATTACGTTGCATTGAAGACGACGAAACATTGACAAGACACAACTCGACTGGTAGTCACTATTTACAGATGATGTCAGCACAACATTCGGCAACTACTAATCCACTATTGCACATGACTCCCATGATAAGTGCCAGCGGTCGAAGGCGAACTATAAGTTCCAATAGCAATGG GGCTGGTACCCGTGAAGTGCACAATAAGTTGGAAAAAAACCGGCGTGCACATCTCAAAGAATGCTACGAGCAGTTAAAAAATCAACTCCCATTAAAGGAAGACGAACGTAAAAAGACGTCAAATTTGGCTATACTTGGTGaagcaattaaatatgtaaaa acTCTTAAAAAGAAAGATCAGGAACTTGAAGCTGAAGTAGAACAGTtagcaaaaatgaaaataaattcacaGCTTAAGCTTGTGTCATTAAAACGAGAACTGGGTCCAAAGTATGAGCAAATGTTTCCAGGTCCCTTTTTGGATTTTGATTTGAACAATTGCGAAAAAG ATAATTCAAATGAAACCCGGTCTCTTTCGTCTGGACGTGGAAGCATACTTTATAGTTCGTCAAGCTCGTTATCAAGCGGCGGCAGTAATGGAAGTACGACGATGTCCTCACCAGTCGGCGCTAGT ATGCCCCAGCCCTCTGCTCTATCACCTGTGATATCTAAAGCTTgcataaataacaatatttcgaGCAGTGTGAATGGCAACAATAGCTCTtccaatattaatgtggctacaaAGTCTCCCGCCGTATTTGAACACAAGCAACAGCAGATTAAGTCATCCGCTTCAATATCAGATTATACTAGTCCAACCGGTACGTCACCTACAAATACAAGTGTTGCATTGGCAAACAGAAGTATTACAAATGTAAGCAATGCGGCGCTTTCGTTGACAGCTAAAAACATTTCGGCTATGTCACTTACACGTGACTCACCAACACCATCAACTCCATCTCCATCACCGTCATCTTCGAGTTGTGTTTCATCGTCATCATCTTTAATATCATCATCTCCGCCACGTCCTTTAAATGGTATAATTAGCGGACGGAGTGTGACAGTCAGTATTCcaaataatgtaaaatttgCAAGCTCTGGGCTTGGTACTAGTCGAGTAATAGCTCCGGTTACAGCATCAACCATTGTTAATGCAACAACATCGACAACAACGACCATATTATCGGCATCTTCGCCCAACAATGGTGTTAATTCTACAAATAATG CTATAATGCTCCAAGCTTTACGGGGATGCCATTTAGTGTGA
- the LOC120775830 gene encoding GATA zinc finger domain-containing protein 1 isoform X2 translates to MDDKRNIYYAQIRGLLVDNYCEKSAYLTWLVPTQASPDPRDGFDPASYLIGPDEDLSRKLSALQFIMHAPSNYYYDRTTPFPLPDAMEIDGKTRGFIWTSLSEHHRTANL, encoded by the exons ATGGATGATAAGCGCAATATTTACTACGCCCAAATACGTGGTCTCTTAGTTGATAACTATTGCGAAAAATCTGCTTATCTTACATGGCTTGTTCCTACGCAAGCAAGTCCCGACCCACGCGATGGATTTGATCCAGCTTCGTATTTAATAG GACCAGATGAAGATCTTTCCCGAAAGTTGTCTGCTTTACAATTCATAATGCATGCACCtagtaattattattatgatcGTACGACGCCTTTTCCACTTCCAGACGCAATGGAAATTGATGGAAAGACAAGAGGTTTTATTTGGACTTCGCTTTCCGAACATCATCGAACAGCtaacttataa